CTATGATAACTATAGACACGATACGCAACACTGCCCATTAGCAAACCCGTTATCGTGACTAACAACACGTCAGCGGTGAGTGTCTGAAAAATGAGCTAAGGACACCTCAAGCAGCAGCGGAAGGTTTATCTATTTTGTAATTCACTTATGCCCCATTGCAATTTAGTGCAAATACTCATCGGCAAATCATGCAACTAAAATCGCTGTACTTGTGCTAATGGCTCGCAGCAGAGAGGCGGTGAAAGGAAACTCCCTGAAAGGTGTGTTGCGCAACAAGTCAGCAGTGACCATATTTTGCATCGTTATTCTGACCACCGCTCGGAACTAGTAGCTACTTTATGGGCAGATAGACCTCCGTCAACAACTCACACTCATCCACTTCATGAACAAAGTTCAGATAGCGAAAGAAGCAAGGGAAATCTCTTAATTCTTCGCCGCTATCAGGCAACCATTTTTGATACAAGCCGCACATGGTTTCGCCAATAGAGTCATGTCTTCCTTTGTGAATTGCAACAGCACATCTGCCACTTGGGATTACTCCAGATTTAACACCATAGTTGTTCTCTGGAACATTGCCTTGATGTGAACCACATATATCGAACTGGAACTCTTTATCAGGAGTATCATTGGGATCAGAATGAGGAATACCAAATGTTTCACTGGTTTTTACTGGAGACAACCCCGTTGCTTTTCTCCAATTGATGAACTTTGCAACTGTCGCATAGACTAGTTGAGGGCTACCTTTGTGCTCAATTAATGCTACTTCTCTTTTATCGAAATCTACGACTTTTACATCCATCGTACTTTCTCCTGTTATGGGTGGTTGATATTCATATTTTGAGTGCCAAGATCGCCACTCTGGCTGACTCCTAAACTGGGACGGCGTTTGTCCAAAAACTCTAGAAAACGCACGAGAAAAGGCTTCAAGACTTTCGAAGTGCGCTTCAAAAGCAATGTCAGTAACACTGCACTCTGACTCAAACGCTAACCTGAAAGAAGCTCGCTTCAATCGTGATAACAGGACATATTGTATGGTACTGATTCCCATAAACGACTTAAAGATGCGGTGAAAATGGTACTTAGAGCTGGCTGCTACCGCACTCAACTGCTCAAGCGAGAACTCTTCATCTAAGTTTCCGTCTATAAAATCACACACTTTCTTTATCTGTCGTTCATGGTGCTTCACTGCATTCATTTTCTTTTGATACCCAACTAAGAATTCGTATAAATTATACCTACTAAGAATAGCTTTTACCTGATTGAAATTGCGAGATAGTGGATAATATATAGTTTCTATGGTTCGGGTAGATATATCGATTTTACGCATCGACAAGCAAACGGGGCATTTGCGGCAAAAATGACGTAGCGCTCACTATTGTCCATTTCCTTGCACCTCAGACACTGCGATAAGCAGTGCCTGATTGCATTTTGGGATACTAAAAGTTAGCGATAGAATAGAAACAAGTTTGTCGCCGTAAATTGGTAATGTCCAAATATGGCTTAGATCAATCCATTCCTAATTTGCACATTCATTATTTCCAATATCGTACTAACCGCGTCGTTTATAACTATCTACTGCAATTAATACCAAGGCAAGCATAATAGCCCCATAGATTGGCCATTGGATTAGTTCAATGCGCTCACCAAGTAATAAGCCGACACAAAAAACTAATGTCGGCTCTAAATAAGTCAATAAACCAAACAGGCTAAGTGGGAGCATTTGTGAGGCGTATAAAAATAATAGCATCGGTAGTGTGCCTGTAATCGCGAGTCCTAAATAATAAGCCCAAGACCAGACGTCGATTTGTAGCCAATCATTAAAGGGTTGTAAATAAAGCATACCAAGCAGTGCAACTGGCAGTAAAAAAATGTTGTCTAAGGTGAATACCAGATCGCTCGCCATTGGGTAACGTCGGCGATTCATAAAGTACAGCGGATAACCTAAAGCAATAACAAACACAATCCAAGAGATGCCATCAGCAATGACATAGGCATAAACAACACCACAAGCAGCAATGCTGCATGCAAGTAACTGTGCACGGGTTAATTGCTCACCATAGACAAAATAACCAACCGCAACCAAGATCAGAGGTAGCGCAAAATAGCCTAATGCCACAGACAGTATTTCACCCTGTAGCGGCGCCCAGATAAAAATCCAAAACTGTGGCGCAATTAAACAAGCAGAGAGTAAAAAGCGAGGCCATAACCGCCATTGTTTTAATTGTTCCCACAACAATGATATTCGCCCTACTACGATTAAACCCAATAGCATAATGACGGAGCTCCACAAAATTCTTTGCCCGGCTAGCCAATGACCAGCGCCTCCGGCAACACCTGTTTCTGGCCAGTTTGGTTGGAACTGTACATACAAGGGCAGTAATGCAAATAAACAAGAAGCCATTATTGAAGCCATTAATCCCTTTTTTTGAGCGGAAAAATGGCATGTTTTACTATTAAGTTTGGAGAAAATCATAGGTTATCAAATTCAACTGGTTAGAGAATGAGAGTAAGAGCCGAGACAACACCACGGCAGGCCACTGAAGTTTTATATATTGAATATAAAGATTCAGATGAGTCAGATAAGCTTAATATTAATAAATTGATTAAATTATAAACTGATGACACACGAATAAATGAAACATATGCCCTTCGGGCTTTTAATAATACGATAAAACTGTTCTACTTGTCACCAATACAATTGAAATCTAATTTTGACCATGTGTACACAAAGGTTTACACCACGATCGACCATGTACACAATTCTCAAAATTAACCACTTACTCGGCAAGAAATACGTTGGAATAAAAATGGCAACAGGTTCAAGAGCACAATTTTCGTCTCGATTCGGCTTCATCATGGCAGCAGCAGGTTCAGCAGTCGGTGTCGGTAATATTTGGGGTTTCCCTACACAAGCAGCGAGTAACGGCGGGGCTGTATTTTTACTTGTTTACTTATTAATGGTGTTTATTCTCGCTTACCCATTACTCGTTGCAGAGCTAACAATTGGTCGTCACGGTCAAGCCAACCCAATCAAATCACTCCAATCTATTTGCCCAAAACAAAAAATGGCGGCTGCAGGTTTAGGTATAGCAGGTATGGTTGCGGTATCAATGATCTTAAGCTTTTACGCAATTGTTGCAGGCTGGTTATTAGGTTCATTACTTTCTCCACTGTTTACACTTATCGGTCTTGATACTGCGGCAGAATGGGTGAATGCATTTGGTACAGAACGTAACTTGGTGATGATGGTTATCTTCATGTTAATGACTATCAACGTTGTTAAAAGCGGCGTTACCGATGGTATCGAACGCTGGTCTTCACGTTTAATGCCATTACTGTTCATCTTATTTGGTTTGCTGACAGCTTATATCTTAACACTCGATGGCGCGAGTGAAGGTCTTGAAATGTATCTTATTCCTGACTTCTCACACCTAACTTCAGACTTAATGATCAGTGCGATGGGTCAAGCGTTCTTCTCATTATCGTTGGGCGTATGTGCGATGATGGTATATGGTTCATATTTAAGTAAAGATACCAACATTCCAAAAACAGCCGTGCAA
This Moritella sp. 5 DNA region includes the following protein-coding sequences:
- the rarD gene encoding EamA family transporter RarD translates to MASIMASCLFALLPLYVQFQPNWPETGVAGGAGHWLAGQRILWSSVIMLLGLIVVGRISLLWEQLKQWRLWPRFLLSACLIAPQFWIFIWAPLQGEILSVALGYFALPLILVAVGYFVYGEQLTRAQLLACSIAACGVVYAYVIADGISWIVFVIALGYPLYFMNRRRYPMASDLVFTLDNIFLLPVALLGMLYLQPFNDWLQIDVWSWAYYLGLAITGTLPMLLFLYASQMLPLSLFGLLTYLEPTLVFCVGLLLGERIELIQWPIYGAIMLALVLIAVDSYKRRG
- a CDS encoding sodium-dependent transporter, giving the protein MATGSRAQFSSRFGFIMAAAGSAVGVGNIWGFPTQAASNGGAVFLLVYLLMVFILAYPLLVAELTIGRHGQANPIKSLQSICPKQKMAAAGLGIAGMVAVSMILSFYAIVAGWLLGSLLSPLFTLIGLDTAAEWVNAFGTERNLVMMVIFMLMTINVVKSGVTDGIERWSSRLMPLLFILFGLLTAYILTLDGASEGLEMYLIPDFSHLTSDLMISAMGQAFFSLSLGVCAMMVYGSYLSKDTNIPKTAVQVALLDTGVAFGAGLLILPAMFVAQKNGVEIYDAAGALLSSDTLVFNVLPAMFDTMGTMGIVISILFFVLMLIAALTSSIAMLEVPVSCATEELNKDRSTVVWWIGGIITLISAVIIFNFGDLFGLVITATTVYAQPILSLIFALLVGWIWRRDQLLAEIKQGSAELEDSLFWKIWPWYVRIVCPVLIILVLAS
- a CDS encoding GyrI-like domain-containing protein; this translates as MNAVKHHERQIKKVCDFIDGNLDEEFSLEQLSAVAASSKYHFHRIFKSFMGISTIQYVLLSRLKRASFRLAFESECSVTDIAFEAHFESLEAFSRAFSRVFGQTPSQFRSQPEWRSWHSKYEYQPPITGESTMDVKVVDFDKREVALIEHKGSPQLVYATVAKFINWRKATGLSPVKTSETFGIPHSDPNDTPDKEFQFDICGSHQGNVPENNYGVKSGVIPSGRCAVAIHKGRHDSIGETMCGLYQKWLPDSGEELRDFPCFFRYLNFVHEVDECELLTEVYLPIK